In Corynebacterium matruchotii, a single genomic region encodes these proteins:
- a CDS encoding membrane protein, translating to MNDTKLNDVKPHQPQVEQSMRWLSVATAIAGISGFAVVIIPGRAFGKESTISIEFLAYWGLFFTITGIITGLTQETTRAVTTALETQKPRDNYDDSHGINPITTSTGKNLAQPIIIGLWIALVTMVTVIVVAPLWSPRILSQHNLVGIILMAVGLASYTVQATIAGLISASRLWNRYALLITLDSVSRMVLAIIAWIFGWKLVAFLVVTVLGAASWLVLVTFSSQVRETLRLRADVSTKQFLQRAGFAMAASGATAVLITGFPTLAKFTHPDVTPVGEVSVNVVSYGVILTRAPLLVPLQQFLSALVVRFVQHRNKPLQALSQPFLLIWSVGLLGSFAAWLIGPWLMVAVLGDAYVISGRSLALFTLGATCTASLMITGAAAMSIDKHQYYLWGWATATLVGICFLASPLSLENGAWLALCIGPLCGLVVHMVGIFTARTNSSSLSTSVA from the coding sequence ATGAATGACACAAAGCTGAATGATGTGAAACCACATCAACCTCAAGTGGAACAATCAATGCGGTGGCTATCAGTTGCTACTGCCATTGCTGGTATCTCCGGCTTTGCCGTGGTCATTATTCCCGGTCGAGCTTTCGGTAAAGAATCAACTATCTCCATAGAGTTCCTTGCCTACTGGGGGTTATTTTTTACAATTACGGGAATTATTACCGGTCTGACGCAGGAAACTACTCGGGCAGTCACTACAGCTTTGGAAACCCAAAAGCCTAGAGATAACTATGATGATTCACACGGAATAAATCCCATCACCACATCCACGGGAAAAAACTTGGCTCAACCTATCATTATTGGTTTGTGGATCGCCTTGGTCACCATGGTTACCGTCATTGTTGTGGCACCACTGTGGTCGCCGCGGATTCTGTCGCAGCATAACCTTGTAGGCATTATCCTGATGGCGGTTGGTTTAGCAAGCTATACCGTGCAAGCCACTATCGCTGGCCTCATTTCTGCATCTAGATTATGGAATCGTTACGCGTTACTCATCACATTGGATTCCGTCTCACGGATGGTGTTAGCGATTATTGCCTGGATTTTTGGCTGGAAACTTGTGGCGTTCTTGGTGGTCACTGTGCTGGGGGCAGCATCATGGCTGGTGTTGGTAACTTTTAGCTCCCAGGTGCGTGAGACTTTGCGGTTACGTGCGGATGTTTCCACTAAGCAGTTTCTTCAACGTGCGGGTTTCGCCATGGCGGCTTCCGGGGCAACCGCGGTACTTATTACGGGCTTTCCGACCTTGGCAAAATTCACCCATCCTGATGTCACACCTGTTGGTGAGGTGTCAGTCAATGTGGTGTCTTATGGGGTGATCTTGACCAGAGCACCATTATTGGTGCCGTTGCAGCAGTTTCTATCTGCCTTGGTCGTCCGGTTTGTCCAGCATCGTAATAAACCACTGCAGGCACTATCGCAACCATTCTTGCTGATATGGTCTGTTGGGTTATTGGGAAGTTTTGCCGCATGGTTGATTGGCCCATGGCTCATGGTGGCCGTTTTGGGTGATGCGTATGTTATTTCAGGTCGATCACTCGCATTATTCACCCTGGGCGCAACATGCACCGCATCACTGATGATTACTGGTGCCGCCGCAATGAGTATCGATAAGCACCAGTATTACCTTTGGGGATGGGCAACAGCCACACTGGTGGGTATTTGCTTTCTCGCTTCACCATTATCGCTAGAAAATGGTGCCTGGTTAGCATTATGCATTGGCCCGCTCTGTGGGCTGGTGGTGCATATGGTAGGAATTTTTACGGCACGAACGAACTCATCAAGCTTATCGACGTCTGTAGCTTAG
- the lpdA gene encoding dihydrolipoyl dehydrogenase yields the protein MTEHFDVVVLGAGPGGYVAAIRAAQLGKKVAVVEKQYWGGVCLNVGCIPSKALLKNAEVAHIFNHEAKTFGISGNASFDFGAAHQRSRKVSEGIVRGVHYLMKKNKITEINGLGVFKDAKTIEVREGKDTGKIITFDNCIIATGSVVRSLPGVTIGGNIVSFEEQILHSKAPKSMVIVGAGAIGMEFAYVLANYGVSITIVEFMDRVLPNEDPDVSKEIAKQYKKLGVKLLTGYKTTAIRDLGGSAGVEVDVESKDGSKSDTIKADRVMVSIGFAPRVEGYGLENTGVKLTDRGAIDIDERMRTNVPGIYAIGDVTAKLQLAHVAEAQGVVAAETIANAETQELGDYMMMPRATFCNPQVASFGYTEEQAKQKFADRKIKSATFPFSANGKAQGLAESAGFVKIVADAEFGELLGAHMVGSGVSEMLPELTLAQRFDLTCEEIGRNVHTHPTLSEAMKEAAEGIMGHMINL from the coding sequence GTGACTGAACATTTTGACGTAGTAGTGCTTGGTGCCGGTCCTGGTGGCTATGTTGCCGCTATCCGCGCAGCTCAGCTTGGTAAAAAGGTTGCTGTTGTAGAAAAGCAGTATTGGGGTGGTGTATGCCTCAATGTGGGATGCATTCCATCAAAAGCATTATTGAAGAATGCAGAAGTGGCCCACATTTTTAACCACGAGGCGAAAACATTTGGCATCTCGGGTAATGCCTCTTTCGATTTTGGGGCTGCTCATCAGCGTTCCCGCAAAGTGTCTGAAGGCATCGTGCGTGGCGTACATTACCTGATGAAGAAAAACAAGATTACCGAGATCAATGGTTTAGGTGTTTTTAAAGACGCTAAAACCATTGAAGTGCGGGAGGGTAAAGATACAGGTAAAATCATTACTTTTGATAACTGCATTATTGCCACGGGTTCGGTTGTGCGTTCACTGCCGGGCGTGACAATTGGTGGGAACATTGTTTCCTTTGAAGAACAGATTCTTCACTCCAAAGCACCAAAGTCAATGGTGATTGTTGGTGCTGGTGCTATCGGCATGGAATTCGCTTATGTGCTAGCTAACTATGGCGTGTCCATTACCATTGTGGAGTTTATGGATCGGGTATTGCCGAATGAAGACCCCGATGTTTCTAAAGAAATTGCAAAACAGTACAAGAAACTTGGTGTCAAACTGCTCACCGGCTACAAGACCACCGCAATCCGTGACCTGGGTGGGAGTGCAGGCGTGGAAGTAGACGTGGAATCCAAGGATGGTTCCAAGTCTGACACTATCAAGGCTGATCGAGTCATGGTATCCATCGGCTTCGCCCCACGAGTTGAGGGGTATGGTCTGGAAAACACCGGTGTGAAACTTACCGACCGGGGTGCCATTGACATTGATGAACGCATGCGGACAAATGTTCCTGGCATTTATGCCATTGGGGATGTGACCGCTAAGTTGCAGTTGGCTCACGTCGCTGAAGCGCAAGGTGTGGTTGCGGCAGAAACCATCGCTAACGCCGAGACTCAAGAACTTGGCGACTACATGATGATGCCACGGGCAACATTCTGTAATCCGCAGGTTGCTTCTTTCGGCTACACCGAAGAACAGGCAAAACAGAAGTTTGCAGATCGTAAGATTAAAAGCGCCACTTTCCCATTCTCGGCGAATGGGAAGGCACAAGGTTTAGCGGAATCCGCAGGTTTCGTCAAGATTGTGGCTGATGCCGAGTTCGGGGAGCTATTAGGTGCCCATATGGTTGGTTCAGGAGTGTCCGAAATGCTGCCAGAGCTCACTTTGGCACAACGGTTCGATCTCACCTGTGAAGAAATCGGTCGGAACGTTCACACCCACCCAACGTTGTCTGAAGCCATGAAAGAGGCAGCAGAAGGCATCATGGGGCATATGATTAACCTGTAG
- a CDS encoding sugar nucleotide-binding protein has translation MKSPTPFSATSTPIAGLYVLHLDVRPDNRGWFKENWQREKIAAIPELSQACREFRPVQNNISFNAQPGVTRGLHAEPWNKFVTIAQGEVFGVWCDLRADSPTFGKVFSTRITTEQAVFVPRGVANGFQALEPSIYTYLVDAHWSPQAHYSHVNLADPALGICWPIPLDKAEISAADRTHPLLADATAVPPGKILITGADGQVGRALATQFPDATLCNHSDFDLTADYQALEDAVNWDEYAVIINAAAYTAVDHAEMDRARCWAVNAAGPAKLARLATNHDLTVVHFSTDYVFSGDAPGDQDETTPIAPSNFYGASKAAGDAVIALTTKHYIVRTSWVVGDGKNFVTTMVRLAQSGAHPAVVNDQVGRLTFSTDIAQATAHLLAGEHPYGVYGFSNSGQPQSWAQIARRVFEIVQVDPNHVMECSTEEYTARVSTQASTASPTPTAPATAAVPTPVLAVRPKNSCLSLAKIEATGFIPPLWEARLEEYVRNLVAPDPSSFNSEEAE, from the coding sequence ATGAAGTCACCCACCCCTTTTTCTGCAACATCCACACCTATCGCCGGATTATATGTCCTGCATTTAGATGTGCGGCCGGATAATCGTGGCTGGTTTAAAGAAAATTGGCAGCGGGAAAAGATCGCAGCGATCCCGGAGCTCAGTCAGGCATGCCGGGAATTCCGCCCGGTGCAAAATAATATTTCTTTCAACGCCCAACCAGGGGTTACTCGGGGTTTGCATGCTGAACCGTGGAACAAATTTGTCACCATTGCTCAGGGCGAGGTTTTTGGCGTGTGGTGTGATCTGCGTGCCGACTCCCCCACTTTCGGCAAGGTTTTCAGCACTAGAATCACTACTGAGCAGGCAGTTTTCGTGCCGCGGGGGGTGGCAAATGGTTTTCAAGCATTAGAGCCATCCATCTACACGTATTTGGTGGATGCACACTGGTCGCCTCAAGCTCATTACAGTCACGTCAATTTAGCGGACCCCGCATTAGGTATTTGCTGGCCAATTCCGCTGGATAAGGCCGAAATTTCCGCCGCTGATCGCACTCATCCGCTGCTTGCCGACGCCACCGCTGTGCCTCCCGGAAAGATTCTGATCACCGGGGCGGATGGTCAGGTGGGGCGGGCTTTGGCCACCCAGTTTCCCGACGCAACATTGTGTAACCATTCGGATTTTGACCTCACCGCGGATTATCAAGCTCTTGAGGATGCAGTGAATTGGGATGAGTATGCAGTGATTATTAATGCGGCAGCCTACACCGCGGTGGACCATGCCGAGATGGATAGGGCCCGATGCTGGGCGGTGAACGCAGCAGGTCCGGCAAAACTGGCTCGGCTGGCAACAAATCATGATCTTACCGTGGTGCATTTTTCTACCGATTATGTATTTTCCGGCGATGCACCTGGGGATCAGGATGAAACCACCCCGATTGCTCCCAGTAATTTCTATGGGGCGAGCAAGGCTGCTGGGGATGCCGTGATCGCGTTGACCACGAAGCATTATATTGTGCGTACCAGTTGGGTTGTGGGGGATGGTAAGAATTTTGTGACCACCATGGTGCGTCTTGCGCAGTCGGGAGCTCATCCAGCCGTGGTGAATGACCAGGTGGGACGATTAACGTTCAGCACTGATATTGCCCAGGCAACAGCGCATTTATTGGCCGGGGAGCATCCTTATGGGGTTTATGGTTTCAGTAACAGTGGCCAACCACAGTCGTGGGCGCAGATAGCTCGCCGGGTTTTCGAAATCGTCCAGGTTGATCCTAACCACGTGATGGAGTGCAGCACGGAAGAATACACCGCGCGGGTTTCCACCCAGGCTTCTACGGCATCGCCCACACCGACGGCGCCGGCCACAGCAGCAGTACCGACGCCGGTGCTGGCGGTGCGGCCGAAAAATTCGTGCCTGTCATTGGCGAAAATCGAAGCGACCGGGTTTATTCCACCGCTGTGGGAGGCTCGACTGGAAGAATATGTGAGGAATCTCGTGGCACCTGATCCATCATCGTTCAATAGTGAAGAGGCAGAGTGA
- the rfbB gene encoding dTDP-glucose 4,6-dehydratase, with product MLVTGGAGFIGTNFVRRTLTTRPEYEITVLDKLTYAGNSSNLTGLDVHFVQGDVADRELVDKLVKASDVVVHFAAETHVDASLRDPAAFVHSNVVGTFALLEAIRKYDTRLHYISTDEVFGDLELTDSRRFTETSPYNPSSPYSATKAGADHLVRAWIRSFNIPATLSHCSNNYGPYQHIEKFIPRQITNILTHRTPKLYGTGAQIRDWIHVDDHNSAVQLILDNGTIGESYIIGADNDHITNKQVISLICELMGLSPDAYEHVSDRPGHDQRYAMDSTKLRTELGWQPHFTDTNTGMRTGLAETITWYTENRAWWEPLKAQVEANYAATGQ from the coding sequence ATGCTTGTTACAGGCGGCGCCGGTTTTATCGGCACCAATTTTGTGCGGCGCACACTAACTACTCGTCCAGAATATGAGATCACAGTCTTGGATAAACTCACGTATGCCGGAAATAGCAGTAATCTCACGGGACTTGATGTTCACTTCGTGCAGGGTGATGTTGCTGACCGGGAGCTCGTCGATAAGCTAGTAAAAGCTTCGGACGTTGTGGTGCATTTCGCGGCGGAAACCCACGTTGATGCTTCGCTGCGGGACCCGGCGGCGTTTGTGCATAGTAATGTTGTGGGAACGTTTGCGCTGCTTGAAGCCATACGAAAATATGATACTCGGCTGCATTATATTTCCACGGATGAGGTGTTTGGCGACCTGGAGCTCACCGACTCCCGCAGGTTCACGGAAACCAGCCCATATAACCCATCGTCACCATATTCCGCTACGAAGGCTGGTGCGGATCATCTGGTTCGCGCATGGATCAGATCGTTTAATATTCCTGCTACGCTTTCGCACTGCTCCAATAATTATGGACCTTACCAGCACATTGAGAAATTCATTCCCCGCCAAATCACAAATATTCTCACCCACCGGACGCCAAAACTGTATGGTACTGGTGCGCAAATCCGCGACTGGATCCATGTGGACGATCACAATTCAGCGGTACAGCTCATTCTCGATAATGGCACTATTGGGGAAAGCTACATCATTGGCGCCGATAATGACCATATAACAAACAAGCAGGTCATCTCACTTATTTGCGAACTCATGGGGCTCAGCCCCGACGCTTACGAACACGTAAGTGATCGCCCCGGGCACGATCAGCGCTACGCCATGGATTCTACAAAGCTACGCACCGAATTGGGGTGGCAGCCGCATTTTACCGACACCAACACCGGCATGCGGACTGGGTTAGCGGAAACCATCACCTGGTATACCGAAAATCGCGCGTGGTGGGAACCGCTCAAAGCACAGGTTGAAGCAAATTACGCCGCGACCGGACAATAA
- the rfbA gene encoding glucose-1-phosphate thymidylyltransferase RfbA produces MKGIILAGGTGTRLYPITQGISKQLMPIYDKPMIYYPLSTLIQAGISDILVITTPEDQGAFQRLLGDGSQFGIRLTYAVQQRPEGLAQAFIIGADFIGDSSVALALGDNIFHGSQFSASLSQCRDPQGGIVFAYEVSDPSRYGVVAFDESGQALSIVEKPQHPQSNFAVVGLYFYDNSVIDIAHTITPSTRGELEITSVNEAYLRQGKLQVQKLARGDVWLDTGTFDSMSEASSYVEVLQKRTGIIIGSPEAAAYQSGFIDAEQLQILAARLDKSGYGKLLRNIL; encoded by the coding sequence ATGAAAGGCATTATTCTTGCCGGTGGTACCGGCACTCGCCTGTACCCAATAACCCAAGGGATTTCCAAGCAGCTCATGCCCATTTATGACAAGCCAATGATTTACTATCCCTTGTCGACACTCATTCAGGCTGGGATCAGCGACATTCTCGTCATCACCACCCCTGAAGACCAGGGTGCATTTCAGCGACTTTTAGGCGATGGCTCGCAGTTCGGCATTCGTTTGACGTATGCGGTACAGCAGCGACCGGAAGGGCTAGCGCAAGCTTTTATTATTGGGGCAGATTTCATTGGTGATAGCAGTGTGGCCTTGGCGTTGGGGGACAACATTTTCCATGGTTCCCAATTTTCGGCATCGTTAAGTCAATGCCGGGATCCACAGGGAGGCATCGTATTCGCCTATGAAGTGTCGGATCCTAGCCGTTATGGTGTTGTGGCGTTTGATGAGTCCGGTCAAGCATTATCTATTGTGGAAAAACCGCAACATCCGCAATCAAATTTTGCGGTGGTGGGATTATATTTCTACGACAATTCGGTGATCGACATTGCCCACACCATTACCCCCTCCACGCGAGGTGAGTTAGAAATCACAAGCGTGAATGAAGCGTATTTACGGCAAGGAAAATTGCAGGTCCAAAAACTAGCACGGGGTGACGTGTGGTTGGATACCGGAACATTCGATTCCATGAGTGAGGCATCGTCTTATGTAGAAGTTTTGCAGAAACGCACGGGCATTATTATTGGTTCACCGGAAGCTGCCGCCTACCAATCTGGGTTTATTGATGCCGAACAGCTGCAAATTTTGGCTGCACGATTGGACAAATCCGGGTACGGCAAGCTACTACGAAACATTTTATAA
- a CDS encoding succinate dehydrogenase cytochrome b subunit: MTVNNIDRDAIAHGKITEKPLRDRPKHPTWVLKLSMAVTGLLFAAFVVFHMVGNLKVFLPAYEDGSRPINVYGKWLREMFYPLLPHEAMLWIFRIVLLAAIILHIYGAFVLTGRSRKSRGKFRRTNLIGGMNSFTSKTMLVTGIVLLAFIIFHILDLTLGVAPAAPTAFEHGHIYANMIASFSRWPVAIFYILAMVVLFLHLSHGIYLAVSDLGITGKRTRAVMLALSYLVPAVVMIGNISIPLSIALGLIH; the protein is encoded by the coding sequence ATGACTGTAAATAACATCGATCGTGACGCAATCGCTCACGGCAAAATTACTGAAAAACCGCTTCGTGATCGGCCGAAACACCCGACCTGGGTATTGAAATTATCAATGGCCGTCACCGGCCTGCTCTTTGCTGCCTTTGTGGTATTCCACATGGTTGGTAACTTAAAGGTCTTCTTGCCTGCGTACGAGGACGGAAGTCGTCCTATTAACGTGTACGGCAAGTGGCTGCGTGAGATGTTTTATCCATTGCTACCCCATGAGGCTATGCTGTGGATTTTCCGTATCGTGTTGCTAGCTGCCATCATTCTGCATATCTATGGTGCATTCGTACTTACCGGGCGGTCCCGCAAATCTCGTGGCAAATTCCGTCGCACCAACCTTATTGGTGGAATGAACTCCTTTACCAGCAAAACCATGCTGGTTACGGGTATTGTGCTGCTGGCTTTCATTATTTTCCACATCCTTGACCTCACCCTGGGCGTAGCCCCTGCCGCACCGACCGCCTTTGAACACGGTCATATTTACGCCAATATGATTGCTAGTTTCTCCCGCTGGCCAGTCGCAATCTTCTACATTCTGGCTATGGTTGTGCTTTTCCTGCACCTTTCCCATGGCATCTATCTGGCGGTTTCCGACCTCGGCATCACCGGCAAGCGCACCCGTGCGGTCATGCTAGCACTGTCCTACTTGGTTCCGGCCGTTGTGATGATTGGCAATATTTCCATCCCATTGTCTATCGCCCTAGGGTTAATCCACTAG
- a CDS encoding alpha/beta hydrolase: MKLTRTLAATIAALSLFAATPHAAFASEVTPAQIAGNTPQSVIKVGKKEGEDPAWRKKLDANDNRVTEMWATSPAMDNREVPLVVIKAADANRPVLYLLNGADGGEGNANWIAQTDVINFYKEKNINVVIPMAGKFSYYTDWVSDSAKLGGKQKWETFLTKELPSPLEKLLKGNGKRAIAGMSMSATSSMLLAEHNPKFYDGVASFSGCYASSKPIPAEFVNVTLNRGGSSREQMWGPLGGPEWQRNDVHVQAEGLRGSQIYVSNGTGLAGEWDMPNGPKLRKADPLVASVSSSILVVEGGTIEAATNACTHDLKQKLESMKIPANFVLRNTGTHSWSYWEQDLRDSWPTFEKAFS, translated from the coding sequence ATGAAGCTCACTCGTACATTAGCCGCTACTATTGCCGCACTTTCCCTCTTTGCCGCCACACCACATGCTGCTTTTGCCTCCGAAGTGACACCTGCACAGATCGCCGGTAATACTCCGCAATCCGTAATCAAGGTGGGCAAAAAAGAAGGCGAAGACCCTGCATGGCGGAAGAAACTGGATGCCAACGACAATCGGGTTACCGAAATGTGGGCAACCTCACCCGCCATGGATAACCGAGAGGTCCCACTTGTTGTCATCAAAGCCGCCGACGCCAATCGACCAGTCCTCTATCTCCTCAATGGCGCAGATGGTGGTGAAGGTAATGCTAACTGGATAGCTCAAACAGACGTTATTAATTTCTACAAAGAAAAGAATATCAACGTGGTTATTCCCATGGCTGGTAAGTTTTCTTACTACACTGACTGGGTCAGTGATTCAGCCAAGTTGGGCGGCAAACAAAAGTGGGAGACCTTCTTAACCAAGGAACTCCCTAGCCCCTTGGAGAAACTACTCAAAGGTAATGGCAAACGGGCCATCGCTGGCATGTCCATGTCTGCGACGAGCTCTATGTTGCTTGCTGAGCACAACCCGAAGTTTTATGACGGCGTAGCATCGTTCTCGGGCTGCTATGCATCCTCCAAGCCAATTCCTGCTGAATTCGTCAATGTCACTCTCAATCGTGGTGGCAGTTCCCGGGAACAAATGTGGGGTCCCCTTGGTGGACCGGAATGGCAGCGTAATGACGTCCACGTTCAAGCTGAGGGGTTGCGTGGCTCCCAAATTTACGTATCCAATGGCACTGGCCTGGCCGGTGAATGGGACATGCCTAATGGCCCTAAGCTCCGAAAGGCCGATCCCTTGGTCGCATCCGTAAGCTCCTCGATTCTCGTCGTTGAGGGTGGCACTATTGAGGCAGCGACCAACGCCTGCACGCATGACCTCAAACAGAAGTTGGAAAGCATGAAGATTCCGGCTAACTTTGTCTTACGTAACACTGGTACCCACTCTTGGTCGTACTGGGAGCAAGATCTGCGGGACTCGTGGCCGACATTTGAGAAGGCTTTCAGCTAA
- a CDS encoding DUF2304 domain-containing protein: MTTIVQALLLATTILLVLYFLTNRRKARAKAGVKLGFVLLVLLAIWAVLRPDDVTVVAQAVGVARGTDLMLYVLIMAFGFTTLSTWIRFREQELRYAQLARAIALQNAVRPEEEFLT, from the coding sequence ATGACAACTATAGTTCAGGCATTATTGCTGGCCACCACGATTTTATTGGTGCTATATTTCCTCACGAACCGTCGTAAAGCGCGGGCAAAAGCCGGGGTGAAACTAGGGTTCGTGCTGCTGGTGTTATTGGCGATTTGGGCGGTGTTACGGCCAGACGATGTGACGGTTGTGGCGCAGGCTGTGGGGGTCGCCCGGGGCACGGATTTAATGCTCTATGTGCTCATCATGGCGTTTGGGTTTACCACATTGTCAACGTGGATTCGGTTCCGGGAGCAAGAACTACGATACGCACAGCTAGCCCGGGCGATAGCACTACAAAATGCGGTACGGCCGGAGGAAGAGTTTCTCACATAG
- a CDS encoding glycosyltransferase family 2 protein, with translation MTMRYQLNSNNSADFSDTWLIIPCYNEGQVIQGVIENARAVFPNIVAVNDGSHDDSAYRIHAGGAHLVNHPVNLGQGASIQTGVEYARQQPGARYFVTFDADGQHQVKDVIRMVQRLRTEPLDIIVGTRFGRPKSDHDQVPWIKRLVLQTVVLLSRKTRKLGLTDAHNGLRAFNRRVADELNIRMNGMSHASEIVSQIVDNQWRVSEEPVDILYTEYSMSKGQSLINGVNILADGLLVKENLI, from the coding sequence ATGACAATGCGATACCAATTGAACAGTAATAATTCAGCTGATTTTTCTGATACTTGGCTGATAATTCCGTGTTATAACGAGGGCCAGGTCATTCAAGGTGTCATTGAAAATGCTCGGGCTGTCTTCCCTAACATTGTTGCAGTGAATGACGGTTCACACGATGATTCGGCTTACCGCATTCATGCGGGTGGGGCGCATTTGGTAAACCACCCGGTGAATTTAGGTCAAGGGGCAAGTATTCAAACCGGGGTGGAATATGCCCGCCAACAGCCGGGGGCACGGTATTTCGTGACGTTTGATGCGGACGGCCAACACCAGGTGAAAGACGTGATACGGATGGTGCAACGGTTACGCACCGAACCGCTGGACATTATCGTGGGAACCCGGTTTGGACGCCCCAAATCTGACCACGATCAGGTTCCGTGGATTAAACGCCTAGTGCTGCAAACCGTGGTGTTATTATCACGGAAAACCCGCAAGTTAGGGTTGACAGATGCTCATAATGGGCTACGGGCTTTCAATAGACGAGTGGCTGATGAGTTGAATATTCGGATGAACGGGATGTCGCACGCATCAGAAATCGTGTCACAGATCGTGGACAACCAGTGGCGGGTGTCGGAGGAACCGGTGGATATTTTGTACACCGAATACTCGATGAGCAAGGGCCAATCATTGATTAACGGGGTCAACATTCTAGCTGACGGGCTGTTGGTAAAGGAAAATTTGATATGA
- a CDS encoding glycosyltransferase: MPTSVPPESATPMPGASTPTVSVLMSVYRNTRADELTAALDSLLQQTRRADEILIVEDGPLTPELYEVLEQHCREHPTSKRLPLPVNQGLGPALQAGLETIETDFVARLDSDDIAAPERFARQLACFTTGQNLDVVGSAVSEFYHHPGDTNNVRALPETHEAIQRYAKINNPINHPSVMMRVSAVKAVGGYQNVHFMEDYDLFARLLAHDYRFYNIPEPLTFFRVSDDQFRRRTSAGMWAAERQLQRNLVTYGLVSYPRSVGNFIIRMSYRKIPHGLLKRVYSLLFHRSSQ, encoded by the coding sequence ATGCCCACGTCCGTGCCCCCTGAATCCGCCACCCCCATGCCGGGAGCATCAACACCTACAGTGAGCGTGTTGATGAGCGTATACCGCAACACTCGTGCCGACGAGTTGACCGCCGCATTGGATTCCTTGCTTCAGCAAACCCGCCGCGCCGATGAGATTCTTATCGTGGAGGACGGCCCACTCACGCCAGAATTATACGAGGTGCTAGAACAGCATTGCCGCGAGCATCCTACCAGCAAACGGCTACCGCTACCGGTGAATCAGGGGCTGGGCCCAGCATTGCAGGCTGGGTTAGAAACCATTGAAACGGATTTCGTGGCCCGACTAGATTCGGATGATATTGCCGCACCGGAACGATTTGCTCGCCAGTTGGCGTGCTTTACCACAGGCCAGAATCTTGATGTGGTGGGCTCTGCGGTATCGGAGTTTTACCATCATCCGGGAGACACCAATAATGTGCGTGCGTTACCGGAAACCCACGAAGCGATTCAGCGTTACGCCAAGATTAATAATCCGATAAACCACCCCAGTGTGATGATGCGGGTTTCGGCTGTGAAGGCCGTGGGTGGGTACCAAAATGTGCATTTCATGGAGGATTATGATTTGTTTGCCCGACTGTTAGCCCATGATTACCGGTTTTATAACATCCCGGAGCCGTTAACATTTTTCCGGGTATCAGACGACCAGTTCCGGCGGCGAACCAGTGCTGGTATGTGGGCGGCAGAGCGGCAGTTGCAGCGTAATTTAGTTACCTATGGCCTGGTTTCTTACCCCCGTTCGGTTGGGAATTTTATCATTCGTATGTCCTATCGAAAAATACCCCATGGGCTTCTTAAACGTGTTTATTCACTGCTGTTTCACCGTTCTTCGCAGTAA